TCCGTAGCGTTGGTTTATTTTTTTGCAAGTGTTTGATATCTTTTCTCTGGTAGCGTTTTGTCTCACTTTGTCTGTAGCTTCATTACTGCTGAAGTTTTTAAAGCGAGAAGTGTTACAAGCTTCGAGTAGTCTTGTTCCCAATTCGTAGGCTCTGTCTTTTTTTATCGTTTCTACTTCATCGGGTTTTACTAGCACTATTGTTTTTTCGGCAACCCCATTTTTACTTTTACAAGAAAGTAGCATTGTTAGGCAACAAAGTATTATTAGTTGTTTCATAGATAGGAAGTTTACTAGTTGTGAATCACTATTTTATACTAAAGGTGTGCCAAATTTATTGTCTTTTGTTTGTTAGACTGTTACAGCATTTTTTATACTATTTATATAATTCATAGCATCAAAACAATTTATTTTCCCGTATATGGTTTTCAGTATTGAATTTGTATTTTTGAACCACTAATTGTAATAAAATGAAAATCGTTATATCGCCAGCCAAATCATTGAATTTTGAAAGCACTGTTCCTACTAGTGTTTTTACGGAACCTCAGTTTTTAAAGGAGGCCATTACCATTCAAAAAACACTTAAAAAGAAAAAGCCAAAGGTTTTATCTGAGCTTATGGATATTTCGGAGAAGTTAGCTGAATTGAATTGGCAACGCAATCAGGAGTGGCAAACCCCTTTTACTTTGGAAAATGCGCGTCAGGCGGTTTATGCTTTTGATGGTGATGTTTATACTGGTTTGGATGCTTATAGTTTGACTTTGGATAAGTTAGAAGTTTTGCAAGATAAATTGAGAATCCTTTCGGGGTTGTATGGTTTGTTGAAACCCTTGGATTTAATGCAAGCTTATCGTTTAGAAATGGGAACTTCATTACCTATTGGGAAAAACAAAAACTTGTATGAGTTTTGGAAAAAGACGATTACTAAAACATTGAACAGTGAATTACAGCAAGGGGAGTTGTTTATCAATTTGGCTAGTAATGAATATTTTAGTGCTGTGGATGCTAAAGCTTTGAAAGTACCGGTGATTACTCCTGAGTTTAAAGATTACAAAGATGGGAACTTGAAGATGATTAGTTTTTTTGCTAAGAAGGCGAGGGGGATGATGGTGCGTTATATTATTGATACGAATGCCGAAACGATTGATGACTTGAAAGGATTTAATTATGAAGGGTATGGTTTTGATGCTACTTTGAGCAAAGGAAATACATTGGTTTTTACTAGATAAAAAAATCCTCGATTTATCGAGGATTTTTTATTTCATATAGAAGTATTCTTCATACTCCATTATAGTTTCTCTTGTAACTTTTCGTTGGTCTCGAGCTAATTCTCTCATAGCTTCGACTCCTTTTTTGGCACATCGTTTTACTTTACTTAACCGTTTCGAAAAGTCTAAGAGTTTATTAGCATCTTCTGGACTCAGTTTTGTTTTTAGCTCGTCTACAAAAGAAGAAAACTCATTTACTACCTCACGATTTTGATCGTATTCAGATTTTAATTCATCTAACAACTCATCGATTTCTTTAGTGATTTCTTTGCAATGATCTTCGCTTTTCTTATGAAATTCCTCGATGATTTTCTTTTCTTTATTACCAAAAAGTCCCATGATGATTTGATTTAAAGTTGTTTTGTTGTGACAGTGTTAAATCAAATTTAGGGAATTGTTTTTAGAAATAAGACAAATTGTTAATAACTTGTAAATTAGTTAATTAATGCATGGCTTCACTCATGTCAACTTTGTTTTTTCCTTTCTTAATTAATAGAATAAACGGAATACAAAATAGGAAAAGCAACCCTAAATAAAGGAAAATATCCATGTATGACAAGACTGTGCTTTGTTTGGTCACATTGAAGTCTAAGACTTTATAAGCTTTATGTAAAGCTACTTCGGGACTAAATCCTTTTGACATGAAACCTCTTTGCAAAGCATTCAATCTGTTTTGTACATCCACTCTTGTAATGTCTAAATGAGCAATTAAATTAACTCTGTGTTCTTGACCAAAACGAGCTATAAAGGTTGTGATAATCGCAATTCCGAATGAACCGCCTAATTGACGCATCATTCCTGTAAATGCAGCTCCTTCACCAATACTTTTTCCTTTTAAGGAAGAAAGAGAAAGGGTAGTAATGGGGACAAACAATAATCCCAAACCTAATCCACGAACAATTAGAGGCCAAAACATATGCTCTTCTCCGGTATCTGGAGTCATTACATCGTGCATCCAATAGGTAAAGACAAAAAAGGCTAAGAAACCCATTGCTACCAAATAGGTTTGTGGCACTCCACGCTGAATCATTTTACCAATCATTGGCATCATAAACGCAACCGTTATTGAACTTGGCACTAATAATAATCCGGCATCAGTAGCTGTCCATCCTAGAATAGATTGGGTGTAAATGGGAACGATAAATGTGGTTCCGTATAAACCAAATCCCATGATGAAACTCATGACAACACCTACTTTAAGATTACTGTCTTTGAGTACATTTAAGTTTACAATTGGAAATTTATAAGTGAGTTCACGCCAAATGAAAAAGAATAACCCTAAAAAGCTAATTACTGCCAAAGTGCAAATGGTTGTATCATTAAACCAATCGTCTTGTTGGCCATGCTCTAAGATGTATTGTAACGAACCAATAAAGGCGGCTAATAATCCTATTCCTAACCAATCGACTTGGTTGGCTTTTAATTTTTCTCCGTATTTTGGACTTCTAACAAAAGTTAAGGTTAGTAGTGTGGCTACAATTCCGATAGGTAAATTGATGTAGAAGATATAAGGCCAAGAGAAATTATCGACCAAATAGCCTCCTAAAGGGGGGCCTAGAGTAGGTCCTACAATTACTCCCATACCATAAATAGCTTGGGCCATTCCTCTTTTTTCAATTGGGTAACTTTCGGTAATAATGGTTTGAGCTGTTACTAAAAGAGCACCTCCACCAAGTCCTTGTATGAATCTAAAAGCCACTAATTCCCATATATTATCGGCATTACCACACATGAATGAAGCTACGGTAAAGATGATAATTGAAGCAGCAAAATAGTTTCTACGACCAAATTGTTGTGATAACCAACTCGTCATTGGGATTACAATTACATTAGCAATGGCATAGGCTGTGATAACCCAGGCCACATCGGTTAGCGATGCTCCTAAACTACCACGCATGTTGTTTAATGCCACGTTAACAATGGTAGTATCTACAATTTCGAGCAAAGCACAAAGCACTGCCGTAATGGTGATAATGGTTCGTCGGAACCCATATTCTACTAAATCATCTTGAACTACTGGTGCTGCTGCCATTTTTTAATTGTGAATTATGAATGGTAAATTGTGAATTTTACTTTAAGATT
The window above is part of the Flavobacterium sp. N1994 genome. Proteins encoded here:
- a CDS encoding MDR family MFS transporter, whose protein sequence is MAAAPVVQDDLVEYGFRRTIITITAVLCALLEIVDTTIVNVALNNMRGSLGASLTDVAWVITAYAIANVIVIPMTSWLSQQFGRRNYFAASIIIFTVASFMCGNADNIWELVAFRFIQGLGGGALLVTAQTIITESYPIEKRGMAQAIYGMGVIVGPTLGPPLGGYLVDNFSWPYIFYINLPIGIVATLLTLTFVRSPKYGEKLKANQVDWLGIGLLAAFIGSLQYILEHGQQDDWFNDTTICTLAVISFLGLFFFIWRELTYKFPIVNLNVLKDSNLKVGVVMSFIMGFGLYGTTFIVPIYTQSILGWTATDAGLLLVPSSITVAFMMPMIGKMIQRGVPQTYLVAMGFLAFFVFTYWMHDVMTPDTGEEHMFWPLIVRGLGLGLLFVPITTLSLSSLKGKSIGEGAAFTGMMRQLGGSFGIAIITTFIARFGQEHRVNLIAHLDITRVDVQNRLNALQRGFMSKGFSPEVALHKAYKVLDFNVTKQSTVLSYMDIFLYLGLLFLFCIPFILLIKKGKNKVDMSEAMH
- the yaaA gene encoding peroxide stress protein YaaA; the encoded protein is MKIVISPAKSLNFESTVPTSVFTEPQFLKEAITIQKTLKKKKPKVLSELMDISEKLAELNWQRNQEWQTPFTLENARQAVYAFDGDVYTGLDAYSLTLDKLEVLQDKLRILSGLYGLLKPLDLMQAYRLEMGTSLPIGKNKNLYEFWKKTITKTLNSELQQGELFINLASNEYFSAVDAKALKVPVITPEFKDYKDGNLKMISFFAKKARGMMVRYIIDTNAETIDDLKGFNYEGYGFDATLSKGNTLVFTR